Below is a window of Desmonostoc muscorum LEGE 12446 DNA.
GCAGATATTTACTTTCCTGTCATTCCCAGTTCAAATATCAATCAAATCAAAACTCCCATTGCTTTATTCTTACCTGGTTCGCGTGTTGATATATCTCAATATTCTCAATTTGCTAATATCGTAGCCAGTTACGGATTTACAGTGGTTGTTCCTGAGCATATTCGTTCTTTACCAGATTTTGGATTTAGTGGTTTAGTACCAGAAGCATCACAAATTTCTCATGTTCTAGATTTTATGGTGACAGAAAACTCCAATCCCAATTCACCAATTGCAGGTACTCTGGATTTGGATAAACTAGTATTATTAGGACACTCTTTCGGTGGTGCAGTTGGTTTGACAGCCATTGACAACTCTTGTATTTATCCAGTTTGTGAAGGTGAATTTCAACGTCCTCAACAGTTACAGGCAGCAGCTTTTTTTGCTACTAATACATTTGTCGGTATCGGAAAATTTATCCCAATTAGAAATCAAGGGATTCCCATAGCTTTAATCTTAGGAAGTCAAGATGGCTCATCAGTCACTCCCCAAACAACACAAACAAGTTATGATTTAATTCAAGAATCTCCAAAAGCATTAATTACCATAGAGGGTGCCAATCATTATGGCATCACAAATATTAATAATCCTCCTGGCGCAAGACCAGACCCAAATATCCCAACTTTGACACAGGAGAAATCCATTGAAACCATCGCTCGTTGGAGTGCGCTTTTTTTGCTGGCTCATACACTTGGCGATCGCAGTGCCTTGGATTATGTGAATAATACAGGTGATACTTTGGATGAAAATGTCACCGTGACTCGCCATTGAAGAGGACACGGGGACGGGGAGAATGACAAATTCCCAATGCCCCATGCCCAATGCCCAATGCCCAACTACATCAACTCCAGTCCACCTCGATAGCCAGTGACAATGCGGCTACCATCCTTGAGAATGTGGACTTCGATTTGGTCGCTAGCCCAGGTAATTTGGTCAGAGAGGGCAGCGTTAAATATATGAATTCGTTGGTTGCTAGAAGAAACTGGAGAGGTGGGAGAATTAATTGCCAGAGATTGTACGAAAGGTCCGTCAATTAAGATATCGAGTTGTTCTAACAATTCTTGGGAACCTGGGGGCGCAGATTCAGACTGTAGTTGCTTCAGGGTGAACCCAGTAAAAGACATGACATTTAATCCAGCAGCTTTTATCTTACGAGCTAAAGATGCTAGCGTCGGGGCTTGCCAAAAGGGTTCTCCACCAGAGAACGTTACACCCGTGTTCCGAGGGTTACAGAGAATGTTCTCGGCAAGGGTATCAACAGCAACAAGTTGGTTAGCCTCAAATGACCAGGAGTCAGGATTAAAGCAGCCAGGACACTCACGCGGACAACCTTGCACCCAGATGACTGCACGACAACCAGGCCCATTGACTTCTGACTCATCAACGTAACCCATAATATTGAGATAGCCAGAGGGAATTTCCGTGAGTGCTAGTGATGGGTCAGTTGGCTTAGTTTCCATCTCTTTAACTCCTTTTAAAGCCGTTGCCTGTTAACTATATAACTATAGCGAAATATTGTAATCCTTAACCTTAGTAAGGAACTCAGGCTTTTTGTCGGACTTTGTACTCAATCACTACTTAAAATGGTGTTTTTGATGTTCAGTTTTGCTACTAACATCAATGTGAAGAATGATTGTGACAGATGCAATACTCAAAGCAATTCCCTGCAACTCTGTAACGGTGAATTCAAAGTAGCAAATTAACAAATTCTGGGGGTTTAAGTCCCCTGCTTCTAACAAGCGGCAAGTTTTGTGGCTCTTTCTAAATCCCCCTTGCAAAACTTAATTACGAATTACGAATTACGAATTACGAATTACGAATTACGAATTACGAATTACGAATTACGAATTATTTTAACTCGCGTGTTCCCAATCACTCAGTAATTCATGCTGCTGTACTATTTTCTTGGATTTGCGGAATGGTACTTTCGGAGTACCAATACTCATCCCAGGAAAAGACTGTTTTTTGGTCTTGGTGGGTCTGTTTTCTTGTGTGGTTGAACTGATTTCGGTAGTTTTCATTGGAAATTAGATGTTTAATTAAAACTTCAGCACCAATCTATAACATCAATTTTCAAATGGCAAATTTCTGAAGAAGGATAAAAAATAGACATGCAACTGCCAAAGGTATATTTTGTTATACAGATGTTTTTGTTTGCATCAAGTAGAAAGTGACAGGCAAATAAATCATCCTGTCTTCATCTCTTTGGGTTCATGATATTTACCCTGGAAGATCCCCCCAAGCTCCCTTAAAAAGCTAGAGTATACACACAAGTCTCTTGACCTGCACTTTTTATATGATGTCCAGTTAAAGACTTATCATTTAGGCTGATGGGGAGATACGGGGACGCTCTCACGTGCTGAGATTTTAATGCAATACAGTTCAGTTAAGCCTTTCTTCAGGGCTATTTCATTCTAAAAAGCTGCTTGAGTGTGTCTAGTCCAAAAGAACATAAACGTTGAGCTTGTGCCATATTTTTAAACATATTGTTTCGGTATAAATTGAGTGAAAAATTGCGAGTGAGCGCAAAAATCTGAGGTAAGGGTGTAGTGCGAATTCGGGATGCATCTTCACCTTGGGTAACGTCCCGAACGTAATGAACTTTATTCTCAACACCCCAATATCCTCTGATTCGTTCAGCTATTTGTTGAGCCGTTTCAGTTAGAGATGAAATGTAATAACGAGTCTCAGTAGTTACTTCAATTACATTGTGTGTGAAAACCTGACGTTCTGATTTGACTTGAATCAAAGTGGTAAGTCCAGGCCAAGGACGAATACCATCAAGATTTTGACAAATACTGACATGTCGCTTTTCGATTCGACCATGACCTTTATTTATCTGCTCAAAAGAAAATTCCGGTGTAAAATTAGTTTTGATATCTTTGAATAAACTAGGTTGATTCCCTTTCAAGGCAGCAATATAATCATTGCCACTGTTGATAATCAACTCACAAGTTTTTTTTGTGTATTAATAGCATCAAAGGCAAAAACTACTCCCCTGAGAGCCAGTTTCTCAATCAACTCAGGTAATGCTTTTATTTCGTTGGTTTTGGCATCAACTTCAAACGGTTCTAAAATCAATCCTCGCTCTACAAGGTAAGCACTGACCAACATAATTGCTGGGTGGGAATCAGAATGTGGATTATCATTTTCTACTTGATATGAGCCTTTGAGGACTTTACCATCCATACCAACAGTTTCTCCAGGCAGTGGTTTGATGTCAAAGAAATTCGCAAGGCATACGGAATACTCTTCGTAATTTATGTGTAATAAATTACGACGGACTGTACTGTAAGAAGGAAGCCTATTCTTTGTCGGTTTCAAGAGGTCTATCAACTCCTCACGGTAGCTTGAAATCCAATCTCCAATTGCTAGAAATCCTTTATTGCCTGCGGCGATCGCCAATGTGAACAGCGCAAGACATAATGGTAGAGTATGTCGCTGTCCGGCGCGGCGACGGGGGTCTTCTAGACCTGCAAAAGCTTTGATAATTTCGATTTCAGACACGGTAGTAGATACTTGAAGTAGAGCTGGCGATGAATTCTACCATATTGCGTCTACATTTAGAATGAAATAGCCCTGAGCCTTTCTTTCTTCTCTTTGCGTCCTTTGCGTCCTTTGCGGTTCGTTAAAAAAATTGAATTTGACCAAGAGTTTTAGCCTTAACACCAAGTGTATTGGATTTTAATAATAAGGGACTTCCAAGGAAAAAAATATTCCATCCCTGTAGGGGCGCACAGCTGTGCGCCCCTACAAATGTACAAACAATTTGGGATAATTTATTTTCTGGAAGTTCCTAAGTAATTAGCCGGACTTGATATGATGCATCGCCCTGCACCTTTGATGCATCGCTCTGCACCTTTGATGCATCGCTCTGCACCTTTGATGCATCGCTCTGCACCTTTGATGCATCGACTTGCACCTTTGATGCATCGACCTGCACCTTTGATGCATCGACTTGCACCTTTGATGCATCGACCTGCACCTTTGATGCATCGACTTGCACCTTTGATGCATCGACTTGCACCTTTGATGCATCGACTTGCAAAAACTAACTTACCCTACGTTACCCAACAACATATTAATTGCAGCTAAAAACTGTTGACTTTTTATCAGTTGACAGCATACTATATAAATAATGGAAAAGCCTTCGGCAGATATACCCCCTTCTCCAAAGATATTCGTTACTAATTTCAGACTTAGCTCTGTCGTTACGCAACAACATAATTAATTGCAGCCAAAAACTGTTGACTTTTTATCAGTTGACAGCATACTATATAAATAATGGAAAAGCCTTCGGCAGATATACCCCCTTCTCCAAAGATATTCGTTACTAATTTCAGACTTAGCGCCGCAGCAGCACAAAAGCAATTAAGCCAACCAAAAAACAAAACGCGAACTTTACCCAAGGCTGTTGGATAAATTGGATGAATCTCTCTTTTATGCCGTTTGTTGGTGCGGGTGATGAGTTGATTTTGGCGATGCGAGTTTGGGCGTATTCTTGCAATGGTGCATAGTTAATGGTGGCGGCGAGTTCAGCCGCATGATTTAAGGAATTAATTGCGGCGTTTGAGTCTCCCATATTTAACTGGACATTGGCGATAAATATAGATTACGACTTTGATTGTAGATACTGCCAATTTAGATGTAGAGGTTTTACGCTTGCTGGAGATAGTCAAGTGCTATTGTCGGGTTTTCTTGTAACTTACCGAATTCTTGCAGAACGTTGGCTTCCCCCAAGCGATCGCCGATATCGCGGTAGAATTGCAAAGCTTGTTGGTAGTGTTCTAAAGCTTCTTCACTGCGAGAACCGAACCAACGCACCCAAAATTGAGCATAAACTTCATCCCGCCATTGTCCATCATCTTGCAGCAAAGTTTCTAGGTTATCCAAAACCAGCAAATATTTTTCTGTTTGCAAACAATGACAAACCGCAACTAATAAATCTTCTGGTTTTTCCGGTGCTGGTTTCTCCAACTTATCCAACAGCCAGCGTCCCCAAACATCAAAAGGATACGCATCACTAAAACTTACCCAAAGCTGTTGGGGAAAACCTGCGGCTACAGTTTCACATAATTTAGCAACCAACGCCGACTTTCCATAACCACCCGTAGCCGTCACACCAATCAAACGCACGTTGCTTGCATGTAACCATTGCTGCAATTGGCAAAGTTCCTCACTGCGTCCTTGCCAATGACTAGTATCAGGATGCAGTGAGTTGATAACCTGACTGGAAGCATTTGACTTTATCCGTTGCCCTACGGACGAATCCAGTCAAGGCTGTGGCGGATTGCCATAGTAGTTGTTATTAGTTACATTACCAAATGTATTAGTATTGCTATGACCAGTCTTGGCTTGATAATTCTGTCCGCAAATTCCCCAATCCCCAATCCCCAATCCCTTTTGTCCCACCATTTGGTAAGTTAGTACATAGTCTGAAACAATAGCAGTTATCACAAGAGGGGATTACGTTGAGTCACCATCCAGATGCCATTGCACCGCACGGTGGACAGTTGGTTAACCGTATCGCCACACCAGAACAAAGAGAGGAATTTCTCTCAAAAGCTGATTTTTTGCCGCGAGTGCAACTTGACGATCGCGCCGTTTCTGATTTAGAAATGATAGCGATCGGTGGTTTTAGTCCACTCACGGGTTTTATGAACCAAGAAGACTACGATCGCACTGTCACAGAAATGCGACTAGCTAATGGTTTTGTGTGGTCAATACCAATTACACTGTCGGTAGCCGAAGAAGTAGCTTCCCCTCTCAAAGAAGGCGGCTTGATTCGTCTAGATAACCCCGCAGGGCGGTTTATTGGAGTTTTGCAACTCACCCAAAAATATCACTACGACAAAACCCGCGAGGCAATTAATGTCTACCGCACTGATGATGCAAATCATCCTGGTGTGCAGGTACTCTATAACCAAGGTTCAGTACATCTGGCTGGTGATATCTGGCTATTGCAACGCGAATCCCATCCCCAGTTTCCCACTTACCAAATAGATCCAGCAGCTTCACGGCAAATCTTTCGTGAAAATGGCTGGAAAACCATTGTCGGTTTCCAAACTCGCAACCCCATCCACCGCGCCCACGAATACATCCAAAAGTGCGCCTTAGAAACAGTAGATGCTCTATTTTTGCATCCATTGGTCGGGGCAACTAAAGATGATGATATTGCCGCCGACGTGCGGATGCGCTGCTATGAAATTTTGCTGGAACATTACTACCCAAGCGATCGCGTGATTTTGGCAATTAATCCCGCCGCAATGCGTTATGCTGGTCCTCGTGAAGCAATATTCCATGCTTTAGTCCGCAAAAACTACGGCTGTACTCACTTTATCGTGGGACGGGATCACGCAGGCGTTGGTGACTATTATGGCACTTATGATGCTCAATACATCTTTGACGAATTTGAGCCAAGTGAATTAGGCATCGTGCCCATGAAATTTGAACACGCTTTCTACTGTACTCGTACCAAGCAGATGGCGACGACTAAAACCAGTCCCAGCAAGCCAGAAGAACGCGTTCACCTATCGGGAACCAAAGTCAGGGAAATGCTGCGACGCGGTGAGTTACCTCCACCAGAATTTTCCCGCCCGGAAGTAGCCGCAGAATTGGCGCGGGCAATGCGGATACAAGTGTCGGTTTAGGGCATTGGAAGGTGTGGGAGGTGTGGGAGGTGTGGGAGGCTAGGAAGCTTTTTTCTAATCTCCCCACACTCCCCCATCCTCCCACACTCCCCACACTCCCCACTCCCCACTCCCCACTCCCCCTTTACACTACAGGCCTCAAACCTTTAAGCTGCTAGCTGGTAGGCTGAGAACTGGTAGCTAATTATGAAACGGCGCACGTTTTTAAACAGAATTGGCTCAATACTCACCGTATTGGGACTAACTGAAGCAGAGTGGTTGACTTTGGGAAATCGCTATTACTATGCTTTGGCACAACCCAGTCCGCGCAAGTTGGCATTGTTAATCGGTATTAACCAATACCCCAAAATTACCGCCCTCAGTGGTTGTCTCACGGATGTCGAACTTCAAAGAGAACTTTTGATTCATCGCTTTGGCTTCCAAAGGTCAGATATTCTCACCTTGACTGAGGAACAAGCCAGCAGGGAATTCATTGAGGCGGCTTTTTTAGACCATCTGGGCAAGCAAACTCAACCTGGTGATGTGGTTGTATTCCACTTTAGCGGCTACGGCAGCCGTGTCAAATTGGAAACATCGCCGGAGACAATGCAAAATGCTCTGGTGTCAGCTAATGAAAGTCAGATTGCACAAGATGAAAAAATAGTCAATTATTTATTAGAAGAAACTTTACTATTATTATTGCGATCGCTCCCTACTAACCAAGTCACAGCAGTATTAGATACTAGCTATGATGCGCCTAGTTCAGTCATGGGTTTAAAAATTCGTGCCCTCCAGGAGTCACCAGAAGCCAAGCTCATAGCAGAGGAACTCGATTTTCTCCAACAGCTGAAAACTCAAAAATCCCTCAGCACTCCTGTTGTGTTAACAGCTACCTCAAATCCCAAGCAGTCAGCGAGGGAAGCGCTGTTTTCTGGTTTTAGTGCCGGGTTATTTACCTACGCCTTGACCCAGTATTTATGGGAAACTACCCCAGCGACCAAAATTCAAGTCGCCCTTTCTCATGTGGAAAATTCTCTGTCTAAAATGGGTAGCAAACAGCAACCAGAGTTATTAAGTACACAGAAAAATCAATATGCAGACACCTTACATGTAACGTCTCTAGTCCCAGACAGTAACATTGGTGCAGAGGGCGTGGTGAGAGCCATTGAAGAAGATGGCAAAACAGTGCAGCTGTGGTTGGCAGGATTACCTCCCCAAGTGCTGCTATACTACGGAGTTAATTCTCGATTCACTCTAGCAACAACAGAGCAATTAGTATTGCGATCGCGCAGTGGGTTAACAGCAAAAGCCCAAATTGCCAAAATTGAAGGTGCAACTGAGGTGCAAGTCGGGCAACTTGTCCAAGAAGCAGTCCGCGTTTTACCAAAAAATATTAACTTAATAATTGGTCTGGATACTCGACTGGAAAGAATTGAACGAGTAGATGCCACAAGTGGCTTTGCCGCTACTGCCCATGTGTCCACCGTAGTCGCAGGGGAACAACCAGCGGATTATATATTTGGTAAACTCCAGCAAACATCTAGTCGCTATGGATTATTTACTCTTGAAGGCGAATTAATTCCCAACACCGCAGGCGAAGTTGGCGAAGCTGTAAAAGTGGCAGTACTACGGTTGGCACCAAAATTATCTACCTTGCTAGCAGCCAAGTTATGGCGACTCACACAAAATGAAGGTTCTTCGGGCCTAGCAATCAAAGCAAGCCTAGAGATAATTAGTGGCACATCATCTCAGGTGTTAACGCAACGCCAAACACTGCGAACTCTCACTTGGGAAAAATCACTCTCCACAGACGCGATGAATCGCGTCTCTACCAAATCGCCACAGACGAGATTAATTGCGTCTCTACCCACTCCTACTGTGCCTATTGGTAGTCGAATGCAGTATCGTTTGGAAAATCAAAGCGATCGCCCAGTATATTTAATCTTGCTAGGATTAAAAAATAATCAGACAGCAATTGCCTTCTACTCTTGGGAAACTCCCCTAGAACCAAACACTACAGACACCAAGCCCCTGTTTCGGGAAGTTGTCATCGCCCCAGGTGAAACCCTCACCTTACCCCAAACAAATGCTGGTTCTGAATGGGTAATTCCAGCGCCAGCCTTCTTTTCGGAACAACAACTAATTTTTAGTATTGCCCCCTTCAGTGCAACTCTCGCAGTCTTGAACACTACAAAGTATCCCACACCCGACCAGCAACCAATTGCCCCATTGTTGAAATCGTTAGATGTTGTCCAAGCCTTGCTACAAGATTTACATAACGCCAGCGCCATCAAAGCCGAGATGAACGGTACAGCAGCCGACTCATATATTTTGGATGTGAATAATTGGGCAAGTTTTAGCTTTAATTTTCAGGTTGTGTAACTAATGCCCTATTTTCATCAATCAGAATTAGGAAAATCCTGATACATATAGATAACGTAGGGGCGCACAGCTGTGCGCCCCTACCGAGGTATCTGTATCAACTTTAAAGTGAAATGGTATTACGTATCGGCGATCGCCACAGTGATAGAGTTAGGAATTGAAACTCCTAACTCTTCACTTAGTTAGTTAATAAGCGTCCATTGGCAGACAAGAACAAACAAAATTCCTATCCCCAAAAGCTGCATCAATGCGGCTAACAGCAGGCCAGAATTTATGTTCACGTGTCCAAGGTGCAGGGTAAGCAGCTTGTTCACGGGAATAGGGATGATGCCATTCCCCAGTGAGCAAACTTTCAGCAGTATGGGGTGCGTTCTTCAAAAGATTATCTTGGATATCTACTTTGCCTGATTCTATTTCGGCAATTTCTTGGCGAATAGCAATCAAGGCTTCGCAGAAACGATCTAACTCTTGTTTCGATTCGCTTTCTGTTGGTTCCACCATGATTGTACCAGCCACAGGCCAGGAAACAGTCGGCGCATGGAAACCATAATCCATCAAACGCTTAGCAACGTCATCGATTTCGATCGCTGCGGATTTTTTGAGCGATCGTAAATCTAAAATACATTCATGGGCAACTAAACCATTTTTCCCTTGATATAAAACGGGATAGTAAGATTCAAGTTTCTTGGCGATGTAGTTAGCGTTGAGAATTGCCACTTTGGTTGCTTGGGTTAAACCAGCTGTACCCATCATCGCAATGTACATCCAAGAAATCACCAAAATACTCGCACTACCCCAAGGCGCAGCCGCCACAGCACCGAGATGCTGGTTACTGGGTATTTCTTCCTTCCCAGTCCCCAGTCCCCAGTCCCCAGTCCCTACCACAGCATGTCCAGGTAGGAACGGCACAAGATGAGAAGCAACACCAATAGGCCCCATACCAGGACCACCGCCACCGTGGGGAATACAGAAAGTTTTGTGCAAGTTTAAGTGACACACATCCGCGCCAATATCCCCAGGACGACAAATTCCTACTTGGGCATTCATATTTGCCCCATCCATGTAAACTTGTCCACCGTGGGCATGAACAACTGCACAGATTTCCTTAATTGACTCTTCAAAAACACCGTGAGTCGAGGGATATGTCACCATTAAGGCGGCGAGTTCATGACCGTGTTTTTCTGCCTTAGCCTTCAGGTCATCAACGTCAATGTTACCTTGTGAATCACAAGCAACTCCCACTACCTTCATGCCGCACATTACCGCACTTGCTGGGTTTGTCCCATGTGCTGAGGTGGGAATCAAACAGACATTGCGGTATCCTTCTTGCCGATTTTCGTGATACTGGCGAATTACTAAAAGTCCGGCGTATTCACCTTGAGAACCCGCGTTTGGTTGCAGAGAAATTCCCGCAAAACCAGTAATTTCAGCTAACCATGCCTCAAGTTGCTCAAACAGGATTTGATAACCCTGGGTTTGGGATGGCGGGGCAAAAGGATGAATCTTGCCAAATTCGTCCCAAGTTACCGGAATCATCTCAGCAGTCGCATTCAACTTCATTGTGCAAGAACCCAAGGGAATCATCGATGTTGTTAGCGACAAGTCCTTGCTTTCTAGCTTGTGGAGATAGCGCAATAACTCTGTTTCTGAGTGATAGCGGTTAAAGACTGTGTGAGTTAGGTAACTGCTTTGACGAGGGAAGGGGAGATGGCCAGATGAGGGAGATGAGGGAGAAATCCATTCTTCCAAGCCCAAAGGTAGTTCTTTTTCTCCTGCGAAGATTCCCAAGATGTCAAGCACATCATCTACTGTGGTAGTTTCATTCAACGAAATACCAACAGCAGTTGCATCAAAAATCCGCAAGTTAATTTGAAGTTGTTCGGAAGCTGCCAGAATATCTTCTAGATTGTGTGTTCCCAGTTCTACTCGCAGGGTATCAAAGAAATATTCAGAACTAATTTTGTAACCCAAACGCTTGAGTCCTTCTGCCAGCAACAC
It encodes the following:
- a CDS encoding alpha/beta hydrolase family protein — protein: MVSDGETITGATTFSPHPLFGLVNSYKTTIPTNGDSADIYFPVIPSSNINQIKTPIALFLPGSRVDISQYSQFANIVASYGFTVVVPEHIRSLPDFGFSGLVPEASQISHVLDFMVTENSNPNSPIAGTLDLDKLVLLGHSFGGAVGLTAIDNSCIYPVCEGEFQRPQQLQAAAFFATNTFVGIGKFIPIRNQGIPIALILGSQDGSSVTPQTTQTSYDLIQESPKALITIEGANHYGITNINNPPGARPDPNIPTLTQEKSIETIARWSALFLLAHTLGDRSALDYVNNTGDTLDENVTVTRH
- a CDS encoding 4Fe-4S single cluster domain-containing protein; amino-acid sequence: METKPTDPSLALTEIPSGYLNIMGYVDESEVNGPGCRAVIWVQGCPRECPGCFNPDSWSFEANQLVAVDTLAENILCNPRNTGVTFSGGEPFWQAPTLASLARKIKAAGLNVMSFTGFTLKQLQSESAPPGSQELLEQLDILIDGPFVQSLAINSPTSPVSSSNQRIHIFNAALSDQITWASDQIEVHILKDGSRIVTGYRGGLELM
- a CDS encoding tetratricopeptide repeat protein, which encodes MQQWLHASNVRLIGVTATGGYGKSALVAKLCETVAAGFPQQLWVSFSDAYPFDVWGRWLLDKLEKPAPEKPEDLLVAVCHCLQTEKYLLVLDNLETLLQDDGQWRDEVYAQFWVRWFGSRSEEALEHYQQALQFYRDIGDRLGEANVLQEFGKLQENPTIALDYLQQA
- the sat gene encoding sulfate adenylyltransferase, translating into MSHHPDAIAPHGGQLVNRIATPEQREEFLSKADFLPRVQLDDRAVSDLEMIAIGGFSPLTGFMNQEDYDRTVTEMRLANGFVWSIPITLSVAEEVASPLKEGGLIRLDNPAGRFIGVLQLTQKYHYDKTREAINVYRTDDANHPGVQVLYNQGSVHLAGDIWLLQRESHPQFPTYQIDPAASRQIFRENGWKTIVGFQTRNPIHRAHEYIQKCALETVDALFLHPLVGATKDDDIAADVRMRCYEILLEHYYPSDRVILAINPAAMRYAGPREAIFHALVRKNYGCTHFIVGRDHAGVGDYYGTYDAQYIFDEFEPSELGIVPMKFEHAFYCTRTKQMATTKTSPSKPEERVHLSGTKVREMLRRGELPPPEFSRPEVAAELARAMRIQVSV
- a CDS encoding caspase family protein; translated protein: MKRRTFLNRIGSILTVLGLTEAEWLTLGNRYYYALAQPSPRKLALLIGINQYPKITALSGCLTDVELQRELLIHRFGFQRSDILTLTEEQASREFIEAAFLDHLGKQTQPGDVVVFHFSGYGSRVKLETSPETMQNALVSANESQIAQDEKIVNYLLEETLLLLLRSLPTNQVTAVLDTSYDAPSSVMGLKIRALQESPEAKLIAEELDFLQQLKTQKSLSTPVVLTATSNPKQSAREALFSGFSAGLFTYALTQYLWETTPATKIQVALSHVENSLSKMGSKQQPELLSTQKNQYADTLHVTSLVPDSNIGAEGVVRAIEEDGKTVQLWLAGLPPQVLLYYGVNSRFTLATTEQLVLRSRSGLTAKAQIAKIEGATEVQVGQLVQEAVRVLPKNINLIIGLDTRLERIERVDATSGFAATAHVSTVVAGEQPADYIFGKLQQTSSRYGLFTLEGELIPNTAGEVGEAVKVAVLRLAPKLSTLLAAKLWRLTQNEGSSGLAIKASLEIISGTSSQVLTQRQTLRTLTWEKSLSTDAMNRVSTKSPQTRLIASLPTPTVPIGSRMQYRLENQSDRPVYLILLGLKNNQTAIAFYSWETPLEPNTTDTKPLFREVVIAPGETLTLPQTNAGSEWVIPAPAFFSEQQLIFSIAPFSATLAVLNTTKYPTPDQQPIAPLLKSLDVVQALLQDLHNASAIKAEMNGTAADSYILDVNNWASFSFNFQVV
- the gcvP gene encoding aminomethyl-transferring glycine dehydrogenase — encoded protein: MVSNLPILKSSDRHFVDETSQKLSSFAPRHIGPNSDDIEQMLGVLGFSSLDALIDQTVPQAIRLKEPLKLPEAESEYAALALLKKVAGKNQVFRSYIGMGYYESITPPVIGRNILENPGWYTAYTPYQPEIAQGRLEALLNFQTLIIDLTGLEIANASLLDEATAAAEAMSLSYGVSKNHANGYFVSRDCHPQTIDVLQTRAQPLGINIIIGDHQTFDFQEPIFGALLQYPASDGTVYDYRAFIEKAHAQGALVTVAADPLSLTLLTPPGEFGADIAVGSTQRFGIPLGFGGPHAAYFATKEEYKRSVPGRIVGVSKDARGNPALRLALQTREQHIRREKATSNICTAQVLLAVIASMYAVYHGPAGLKQIAENIHSLTVLLAEGLKRLGYKISSEYFFDTLRVELGTHNLEDILAASEQLQINLRIFDATAVGISLNETTTVDDVLDILGIFAGEKELPLGLEEWISPSSPSSGHLPFPRQSSYLTHTVFNRYHSETELLRYLHKLESKDLSLTTSMIPLGSCTMKLNATAEMIPVTWDEFGKIHPFAPPSQTQGYQILFEQLEAWLAEITGFAGISLQPNAGSQGEYAGLLVIRQYHENRQEGYRNVCLIPTSAHGTNPASAVMCGMKVVGVACDSQGNIDVDDLKAKAEKHGHELAALMVTYPSTHGVFEESIKEICAVVHAHGGQVYMDGANMNAQVGICRPGDIGADVCHLNLHKTFCIPHGGGGPGMGPIGVASHLVPFLPGHAVVGTGDWGLGTGKEEIPSNQHLGAVAAAPWGSASILVISWMYIAMMGTAGLTQATKVAILNANYIAKKLESYYPVLYQGKNGLVAHECILDLRSLKKSAAIEIDDVAKRLMDYGFHAPTVSWPVAGTIMVEPTESESKQELDRFCEALIAIRQEIAEIESGKVDIQDNLLKNAPHTAESLLTGEWHHPYSREQAAYPAPWTREHKFWPAVSRIDAAFGDRNFVCSCLPMDAY